In Pseudobdellovibrionaceae bacterium, the following proteins share a genomic window:
- a CDS encoding APC family permease yields the protein MSANGKAGLPWIIGAGIVGADIGTSVFYGTGILYPIVGYLAPIFVLICCLMMWLFKRTYEEGLAMSPYNGGAYSMILRSMGRRAAVLAGALTFVSYLATAAVSALSGGFYLSSLFGGFSSSTVVLLSFIPLILFGLLNTRGIKEPAKLVTLVAIFHFALLLIMVVWSLGYTVFNWSLIDFAKFKMIHPTKEITFPMVMYGFAAAFLGITGFESAAQIVEELEAPAMKTVRYLYRAVVVLVSLTAPFISFFCLLLLTPEQVNSDLNYLLSGLADHLGGRVFLAIVVIDATLTLFAATNTAFVGFIGLATTMAKQGNLPEVLLYRLAHKFPTIQGYPAIALPFMVVSMMMSALVAGEVDIVAKVYEISFLGVMVSFCIGVVLMRNRPMRRDTPQDFLSKIVLHVHSRSIPVGPLFSGVVLAIAGAILVLHANERSLLLLTVLLTGTLLAMAYFRWGVLERRLETRSDLRLGLGKFREDTDLPNDLPKFVLCTGGTGARRLITRAIQDILKKKSGPFELFIFHAEEGKDPEGFFFQLLQRVVSQQVTPIFANEDIVLTVKILPGSFTEGLQTLKKMVNFQSLIFGTGRDPKNSRELADNISQELECNVMTILV from the coding sequence TTGTCTGCCAACGGAAAAGCGGGACTACCCTGGATCATCGGCGCCGGAATTGTTGGTGCCGATATCGGCACCTCAGTTTTTTATGGAACGGGAATTCTCTACCCCATCGTGGGCTATCTGGCTCCCATTTTTGTCCTCATCTGCTGCCTGATGATGTGGCTGTTTAAGCGCACCTATGAAGAGGGTTTGGCCATGAGTCCCTACAATGGTGGTGCTTATTCTATGATTTTGCGGAGCATGGGCCGAAGAGCAGCGGTCTTGGCCGGAGCCCTCACCTTTGTCTCCTACCTGGCAACGGCTGCCGTCAGTGCTTTGTCGGGAGGTTTTTATCTCTCCTCACTCTTTGGTGGCTTTTCCAGCTCAACAGTTGTCTTGCTGTCCTTTATTCCTCTGATCTTGTTTGGTCTGCTCAACACCAGGGGCATCAAAGAACCAGCTAAACTTGTCACTCTCGTGGCCATCTTTCACTTTGCACTTTTGCTGATCATGGTGGTGTGGAGTTTGGGTTACACCGTCTTCAATTGGTCGTTGATTGATTTTGCCAAATTCAAGATGATTCATCCGACCAAGGAAATCACTTTTCCAATGGTGATGTATGGATTCGCCGCCGCCTTTTTGGGTATTACTGGTTTTGAATCTGCTGCACAGATTGTTGAAGAGCTTGAAGCGCCTGCGATGAAGACCGTGCGCTACCTCTATCGGGCGGTGGTGGTCTTGGTGTCTCTCACGGCTCCTTTTATCTCCTTCTTTTGTCTCCTGCTGCTCACTCCCGAACAGGTCAATAGCGATTTGAATTACTTGCTATCTGGCTTAGCCGACCACCTGGGTGGCCGGGTTTTCCTCGCCATCGTTGTCATAGATGCCACTCTGACTCTGTTTGCGGCCACCAACACCGCATTCGTGGGCTTTATTGGTCTTGCCACGACAATGGCTAAACAGGGAAATCTGCCAGAGGTCTTGCTCTATCGGTTGGCGCATAAATTTCCCACCATTCAAGGTTATCCGGCGATTGCCCTGCCCTTTATGGTGGTCTCCATGATGATGTCGGCCCTGGTCGCTGGTGAAGTGGACATCGTCGCAAAAGTTTATGAAATTTCCTTCCTCGGTGTGATGGTGAGTTTTTGCATTGGCGTCGTCCTGATGCGCAACCGCCCCATGCGCAGGGACACCCCTCAAGACTTTTTATCTAAGATTGTTCTTCATGTTCACAGTCGCTCAATTCCCGTTGGGCCTCTCTTTTCGGGGGTTGTTCTGGCTATAGCGGGAGCCATCCTCGTGCTTCACGCCAATGAAAGAAGCCTGTTGCTGTTGACTGTACTTTTAACAGGAACCCTGTTGGCAATGGCCTACTTCCGATGGGGGGTTTTGGAGCGACGGTTAGAAACCCGATCTGATCTCCGCCTTGGCCTTGGCAAATTTCGTGAGGACACCGACCTCCCCAATGATCTTCCCAAGTTTGTGTTGTGCACGGGTGGTACGGGCGCCCGGCGACTGATCACACGGGCCATTCAGGACATTCTCAAAAAGAAATCAGGACCGTTCGAACTCTTTATCTTTCATGCAGAAGAAGGAAAGGACCCGGAAGGCTTCTTTTTTCAGCTTCTACAGCGGGTGGTCTCCCAACAGGTAACCCCCATCTTTGCCAATGAAGATATCGTTTTGACAGTTAAAATCTTGCCCGGAAGTTTCACCGAAGGCCTTCAGACCCTTAAAAAGATGGTTAATTTCCAAAGTCTAATCTTTGGCACGGGACGAGATCCGAAGAATAGCCGAGAGTTGGCGGACAATATTTCCCAAGAGCTGGAATGTAACGTCATGACCATTTTGGTCTAA
- a CDS encoding methyltransferase domain-containing protein encodes MCSGLRLVGGDWPKSPSQVRPYCYIENTKRHYWWCPDCDLVFLDPQQRPDPGSERERYLSHNNDPGDPRYEKYLSLVVQPIIDEKAENSEPVLVLDYGCGPTTGIETLWSGHDLSVESYDPFFYPNLPLEPKHRFDYVISCESAEHFYEPHQDWYKISQLLKPDGKVILRTGWRPPTMEEFKKWGYHHDPTHVCFYSAKTVEWLRQNFKIEIRTVGLWN; translated from the coding sequence ATGTGTTCCGGGCTGCGATTGGTTGGGGGTGATTGGCCCAAGTCCCCCTCTCAGGTCCGGCCTTATTGTTACATTGAAAACACCAAACGGCACTATTGGTGGTGTCCTGATTGTGACCTGGTCTTTCTCGATCCTCAACAAAGACCTGACCCTGGTAGTGAAAGAGAACGCTATCTCAGTCACAACAACGACCCGGGTGATCCTCGCTACGAAAAGTACTTGTCGCTAGTGGTTCAGCCCATCATTGATGAAAAGGCTGAGAATTCAGAGCCCGTGCTTGTTCTTGATTATGGCTGTGGCCCAACAACGGGAATTGAAACGCTATGGAGCGGCCACGATCTATCAGTGGAAAGCTATGATCCTTTTTTCTACCCGAATCTTCCCTTAGAGCCCAAGCATCGCTTTGACTATGTGATCAGCTGTGAGTCCGCCGAACACTTTTACGAGCCTCACCAGGACTGGTACAAAATCTCCCAACTCCTCAAGCCCGATGGCAAGGTCATCTTGCGCACGGGTTGGCGCCCCCCTACGATGGAAGAGTTTAAAAAGTGGGGATACCACCACGACCCCACTCACGTGTGTTTTTATTCCGCTAAGACGGTCGAGTGGCTTCGGCAAAATTTCAAAATAGAGATCAGGACAGTTGGTCTGTGGAATTAG
- a CDS encoding tRNA-dihydrouridine synthase encodes MFVALAPMEGVVDAIMRDLLTSVGGIDQCTTEFVRVTDREIPDHVFHKYCPELLSGGKTPSGVPVYVQLLGGKPEWLAVNALRAYELGAPGIDLNFGCPAKTVNRHDGGATLLKNPHRLFDVVFAVRQAVPPECPVTAKVRLGFADKTLAIEIAQAVDQAEASRLTIHARTRAEGYQPPAHWEYIGLMREAVQVPVVANGDIWNAKDYDLCVRASGCPDVALGRPLIAFPDLARVLKAHLFNEPYTPLHWSDIQDRLLIPFLDRCSRGRHSGFALNRGKQWLRQLARQYSSAQSVFERAKRVNSLEDFRQILLANSTDQLS; translated from the coding sequence ATGTTTGTTGCTCTGGCCCCAATGGAAGGCGTGGTGGACGCCATTATGCGTGATCTGCTCACTTCGGTGGGCGGCATCGACCAATGCACCACGGAATTTGTACGCGTCACCGACCGGGAGATTCCCGATCACGTCTTTCACAAGTACTGCCCTGAACTTCTCTCAGGAGGAAAGACCCCTTCCGGGGTGCCCGTCTATGTGCAGCTGTTGGGCGGAAAACCGGAATGGCTGGCGGTCAACGCCCTTCGCGCCTATGAGTTGGGCGCACCGGGAATTGATTTGAACTTTGGCTGTCCAGCAAAGACAGTGAATCGCCACGATGGGGGCGCCACTCTTCTTAAAAACCCTCATCGCCTCTTCGACGTGGTTTTTGCGGTTCGCCAGGCGGTACCTCCTGAGTGTCCGGTGACGGCGAAAGTCAGACTTGGTTTTGCCGACAAAACCTTGGCAATCGAGATTGCTCAGGCCGTGGACCAAGCCGAAGCATCCCGCCTCACCATTCACGCCCGCACCCGGGCTGAGGGTTATCAACCTCCCGCTCATTGGGAATACATCGGGCTGATGCGCGAAGCCGTTCAGGTACCGGTGGTGGCCAACGGAGATATTTGGAACGCAAAGGACTACGATTTGTGTGTGAGAGCCTCTGGTTGTCCGGATGTGGCCTTGGGGCGTCCTTTGATTGCCTTTCCGGATTTGGCCCGAGTTCTCAAAGCCCATTTATTTAATGAACCCTATACCCCTCTCCACTGGTCTGATATTCAAGACCGCCTGCTTATTCCTTTTCTTGACCGCTGTTCAAGAGGCCGACACTCGGGCTTTGCCCTTAATCGCGGGAAACAATGGCTGCGCCAGCTGGCTCGTCAGTACTCCAGTGCTCAGAGTGTATTTGAGAGAGCAAAACGTGTGAACTCCTTAGAGGATTTTCGCCAAATCCTACTTGCTAATTCCACAGACCAACTGTCCTGA
- a CDS encoding EVE domain-containing protein yields the protein MAKRYWLMKSEPDVFSIADLKQKKTSLWDGVRNYQARNFMMKDMKVGDEILFYHSNAKPPGVAGTAVVSAAAIPDPTALDKNSKYFDPKASKENPIWYCVEVKFRAAFAGILGLDEMKKMKPLKNMMVIKKGMRLSIQPVTPGEFKAVVDWAQSHD from the coding sequence ATGGCAAAGCGGTACTGGCTGATGAAGTCCGAGCCGGATGTGTTTTCAATTGCTGACCTAAAACAGAAAAAGACCTCCCTCTGGGATGGGGTGCGCAATTACCAAGCCCGCAACTTTATGATGAAGGACATGAAGGTTGGTGATGAAATTCTTTTTTATCACTCCAACGCCAAGCCTCCTGGTGTGGCCGGAACGGCCGTGGTCTCGGCAGCCGCTATTCCTGACCCAACGGCACTCGACAAAAACTCCAAGTACTTTGATCCTAAGGCGAGCAAAGAAAACCCCATCTGGTACTGTGTCGAGGTGAAGTTTCGCGCCGCCTTTGCGGGGATCTTGGGCCTCGATGAAATGAAGAAAATGAAGCCGCTTAAGAACATGATGGTCATCAAAAAGGGCATGAGGCTCTCCATTCAACCGGTCACCCCCGGTGAGTTCAAAGCCGTCGTCGACTGGGCCCAGAGTCACGATTAG
- the fumC gene encoding class II fumarate hydratase: protein MEFRVEKDSIGEIKVPSDRLWGAQTQRSLQNFKIGGDRFPREMIRALGVLKKSAARANQELGLLDKNKAEFIIKAADEVISGELDEHFPLVVWQTGSGTQTNMNSNEVIANRAIQLKGGTLGGKEIHPNDDVNKAQSSNDTFPTAMHIAVGEQVKNRLLPMMKKLRDATESKRKEFQDIVKIGRTHLMDATPLTLGQEFSAYVTQLDFGMERVEEALQKVYLLALGGTAVGTGLNTHPDFAYKAAGFIAEETGLAFKSAPNKFEALAAHDALVQMSGSLKTVACSLMKMANDVRLLGSGPRCGIGELILPANEPGSSIMPGKVNPTQCEAMTMVCAQVIGNDMAVAVGGCTGHFELNVFKPVMVFNVLNSVRLIADACESFTDNCMVGIEANRAQVKKHLENSLMLVTALNPHIGYDNAAKIAKTAYENNSTLREEAIRLGLLDGDKFDQVVCPEDMIGPKK, encoded by the coding sequence GTGGAATTCCGTGTGGAAAAAGACAGCATTGGCGAGATCAAGGTGCCCTCAGATCGGTTGTGGGGAGCCCAAACCCAAAGGAGTCTTCAGAACTTCAAAATTGGCGGTGATCGGTTCCCACGGGAGATGATTCGTGCCTTGGGCGTTCTTAAAAAATCGGCCGCGCGGGCCAATCAGGAGCTGGGACTCCTGGATAAAAACAAGGCCGAGTTCATCATCAAGGCGGCTGACGAAGTGATCTCTGGGGAATTGGATGAGCACTTTCCTTTGGTTGTTTGGCAGACGGGGAGTGGAACCCAAACCAACATGAATAGCAACGAAGTGATAGCCAACCGGGCAATTCAACTCAAGGGCGGCACATTGGGGGGGAAAGAGATCCACCCAAACGATGACGTGAACAAGGCCCAGTCCTCTAACGACACCTTCCCGACGGCCATGCACATTGCCGTAGGAGAGCAGGTGAAAAACCGCCTGTTGCCAATGATGAAGAAGCTCAGGGATGCCACTGAGTCCAAGCGCAAAGAATTTCAGGATATCGTCAAGATTGGTCGCACCCACTTGATGGACGCCACGCCTTTGACTTTGGGTCAGGAGTTCTCAGCTTACGTCACTCAACTTGATTTTGGCATGGAGAGAGTGGAAGAAGCTCTGCAAAAGGTTTACCTTTTGGCCCTGGGTGGGACCGCCGTGGGGACGGGTTTGAACACCCACCCAGATTTTGCCTATAAGGCAGCAGGCTTTATTGCTGAAGAAACTGGTTTGGCTTTTAAATCGGCACCCAATAAATTCGAAGCCTTGGCTGCCCATGATGCCTTGGTCCAAATGAGTGGATCCCTCAAGACTGTGGCCTGCAGTCTGATGAAAATGGCCAATGACGTCCGCCTTTTGGGAAGTGGTCCTCGCTGCGGCATAGGTGAGCTCATTCTGCCCGCCAATGAGCCTGGTAGCTCGATCATGCCTGGCAAAGTGAATCCCACCCAATGCGAAGCCATGACGATGGTTTGCGCCCAGGTCATAGGTAACGACATGGCCGTGGCCGTCGGCGGTTGCACGGGCCATTTTGAACTGAATGTCTTTAAGCCGGTGATGGTGTTTAACGTCCTCAATTCGGTGCGCCTGATTGCCGATGCCTGTGAGAGTTTCACTGATAACTGCATGGTGGGTATTGAGGCCAACCGCGCCCAGGTGAAGAAGCATCTGGAGAACTCTCTGATGTTGGTGACGGCCTTGAATCCTCACATTGGCTATGACAACGCGGCCAAGATTGCCAAAACGGCCTACGAGAACAACTCCACCTTGAGGGAAGAGGCCATTCGTTTGGGTCTTTTGGACGGCGACAAGTTTGATCAGGTGGTGTGTCCGGAAGATATGATTGGTCCCAAAAAATGA
- a CDS encoding TIGR00730 family Rossman fold protein has product MSGSVCVFCSASDHVSPFFFSEIEILGRLLAEAGLEVWYGGASVGLMGRLADSVIKHGGVVKGIMPRAFEDQEIIHQGLAELIHVDTLVERKEAMLAKADAFLAFPGGVGTLDELMEVMAHRQLGLTQKPLIILNILDFWRGFLDSLVEMQQQRMISMGLDELFDVVEQPQEALTLLHKYRIVGNTPG; this is encoded by the coding sequence ATGAGTGGCAGCGTTTGCGTCTTCTGCTCGGCCAGTGACCACGTGTCGCCCTTTTTCTTTTCCGAAATAGAGATATTGGGGCGACTATTGGCGGAGGCTGGCCTTGAAGTTTGGTATGGAGGTGCGTCCGTCGGCCTCATGGGCCGCTTGGCTGACAGCGTGATTAAACATGGGGGAGTGGTCAAAGGGATAATGCCTCGGGCTTTTGAAGACCAAGAAATCATTCATCAGGGGCTGGCCGAACTCATTCACGTGGATACTTTGGTGGAGAGAAAGGAAGCCATGCTGGCTAAGGCCGACGCCTTTCTGGCCTTTCCCGGGGGAGTGGGTACTTTGGATGAGTTGATGGAAGTGATGGCCCACCGGCAGCTGGGGTTGACCCAAAAGCCCCTTATAATTTTGAATATTTTGGATTTCTGGAGGGGATTCCTTGATTCTCTGGTGGAAATGCAGCAGCAACGAATGATCAGCATGGGCCTGGATGAGTTGTTCGATGTGGTCGAGCAGCCTCAGGAAGCCCTGACGCTTCTTCATAAATACCGCATTGTCGGCAACACTCCGGGGTAA